A single Actinomycetota bacterium DNA region contains:
- a CDS encoding DUF2470 domain-containing protein has translation MTQRPSQHAVPDAGTGEGSGSTETRPAGPAPAEPSHAERCRTLVASSSRGALCTLAVEPGGYPYGSVASYAIDGAGNPLLFLSRMAQHTQNALGDPRASLLVSEPVPDGSDPLAVGRVTLLGLMAEVGPDERADTRARYLEAVPTASYYIDFGDFTFFRLSVGSIRYVGGYGRMSWVEAAAYASARPDPLAGAAAAAIVGHMNADHAEAQVLLCRHQGGRPSTAEATMSAVDSYGFEMVAAGPEGRSAVRLAFPEPCTTPDEVRRAMVAMVGEARRQLSPASSPGA, from the coding sequence ATGACGCAACGACCGTCTCAGCACGCCGTTCCCGATGCCGGCACCGGCGAGGGCTCCGGGAGCACGGAGACCCGGCCCGCCGGGCCGGCACCGGCCGAGCCCTCCCACGCCGAGCGGTGCCGGACGCTGGTGGCCTCCTCGAGCCGTGGGGCGCTCTGCACGTTGGCCGTCGAGCCCGGGGGCTACCCCTACGGGTCAGTGGCCAGCTACGCCATCGACGGGGCTGGCAACCCGCTCCTGTTCCTGAGCCGCATGGCCCAACACACCCAGAACGCCCTGGGCGACCCCCGCGCCAGCCTCCTCGTGAGCGAACCGGTCCCCGACGGGTCCGACCCGCTGGCCGTCGGACGGGTGACGCTGCTGGGGCTGATGGCCGAAGTCGGGCCCGACGAGAGAGCCGACACCCGGGCCCGCTACCTGGAGGCCGTGCCCACGGCGTCGTACTACATCGACTTCGGCGACTTCACCTTCTTCCGCCTCTCGGTGGGCTCCATCCGCTACGTCGGTGGTTACGGGCGCATGAGCTGGGTCGAGGCGGCGGCCTACGCCAGCGCCCGGCCCGACCCTCTAGCCGGGGCAGCGGCCGCAGCCATCGTCGGCCACATGAACGCCGACCACGCCGAGGCCCAGGTGCTCCTGTGCCGCCACCAGGGCGGTCGGCCGTCGACGGCCGAGGCGACCATGTCGGCGGTGGACAGCTACGGGTTCGAGATGGTGGCGGCCGGTCCCGAGGGCCGGTCGGCCGTCCGCCTGGCTTTCCCGGAGCCGTGCACGACCCCCGACGAGGTCCGCCGGGCCATGGTTGCCATGGTGGGCGAGGCCCGCCGCCAGCTCTCGCCCGCGTCGTCCCCCGGCGCTTGA
- a CDS encoding CrcB family protein, translated as MTLAVIVGLAGGLGAVLRHLVNVAFTHRAGMGFPWSTLVVNAIGSAVLGLLAGVMAAGTASETVLVVVGAGLCGGLTTWSAAAWETVKLAGDRRRVAAAGFALANLALSLGSAAGLFAVGVILVR; from the coding sequence GTGACCCTCGCGGTGATCGTGGGCTTGGCCGGAGGCCTCGGGGCAGTGTTGCGCCACCTGGTGAACGTCGCCTTCACCCACCGGGCTGGCATGGGCTTCCCGTGGTCCACCCTGGTCGTCAACGCCATCGGTTCGGCCGTGCTCGGGTTGTTAGCCGGCGTGATGGCCGCCGGGACAGCCTCCGAGACGGTCCTCGTGGTCGTCGGGGCCGGGTTGTGCGGCGGTCTCACGACCTGGAGCGCGGCCGCCTGGGAGACGGTCAAGCTGGCCGGCGATCGGCGCAGGGTGGCCGCCGCCGGGTTCGCCCTCGCCAACCTGGCGCTCAGCCTGGGCTCGGCAGCCGGCCTCTTCGCCGTCGGTGTCATCCTGGTCAGATGA
- a CDS encoding CrcB family protein, translating into MAAHREPAPGAKASGEALSWAVVAAVAAGGALGTLGRYQLEQAWPAVSGRLPWATLSVNVSGSLLLGALAVLLAGWAPRGLAPRLAGPFVGTGLLGSWTTMSAFAVQTHELARAGRWAAAALYVGATVAAGTAAAALGVLGARRLPAGNPG; encoded by the coding sequence ATGGCTGCCCATCGTGAGCCCGCGCCGGGCGCCAAGGCCTCGGGTGAAGCCCTCAGTTGGGCCGTGGTCGCGGCCGTGGCTGCCGGCGGAGCACTGGGGACGCTCGGCCGCTACCAGCTCGAGCAGGCCTGGCCGGCCGTCAGCGGGCGGCTGCCGTGGGCCACCCTCTCGGTGAACGTGTCCGGGTCATTGCTGCTCGGGGCGCTGGCCGTCCTGCTGGCCGGCTGGGCCCCCCGGGGGCTGGCGCCGCGCCTGGCCGGACCCTTCGTTGGCACCGGTCTGCTCGGCTCGTGGACGACGATGTCGGCCTTCGCCGTACAGACCCACGAACTGGCCCGCGCCGGGCGCTGGGCGGCCGCCGCCCTCTACGTCGGGGCCACCGTCGCGGCAGGCACTGCGGCCGCCGCCCTCGGGGTCTTGGGGGCGCGGCGCCTTCCGGCCGGGAACCCGGGGTGA